In Hevea brasiliensis isolate MT/VB/25A 57/8 chromosome 13, ASM3005281v1, whole genome shotgun sequence, a single genomic region encodes these proteins:
- the LOC110660423 gene encoding ubiquitin-conjugating enzyme E2 2 produces the protein MSTPARKRLMRDFKRLQQDPPAGISGAPQDNNIMLWNAVIFGPDDTPWDGGTFKLTLQFTEDYPNKPPTVRFVSRMFHPNIYADGSICLDILQNQWSPIYDVAAILTSIQSLLCDPNPNSPANSEAARMFSENKREYNRRVREIVEQSWTAD, from the exons ATGTCAACTCCTGCGAGAAAGAGATTGATGAGAGATTTTAAGAGGTTGCAACAAGATCCACCTGCAGGGATAAGTGGAGCACCCCAAGACAACAACATAATGCTTTGGAATGCTGTGATTTTTgg CCCTGATGACACTCCTTGGGATGGAG GCACATTCAAGTTGACTTTACAGTTTACTGAGGATTATCCAAACAAACCGCCAACAGTGAGATTTGTTTCTCGAATGTTCCATCCAAATA TTTACGCAGATGGAAGTATCTGTTTGGATATTCTACAAAATCAGTGGAGTCCCATATATGATGTGGCTGCTATACTTACATCTATACAG TCCTTGCTCTGTGACCCCAACCCCAATTCTCCTGCAAATTCAGAAGCAGCTCGGATGTTTAGTGAAAACAAGCGTGAGTACAATCGGAGAGTTAGGGAAATTGTGGAGCAGAGCTGGACGGCAGACTAA